GTATTTTCTAATGTGGCTACGGTTCTTCTCAGAATATCCAAGGCCCTCCGAGCAATATCTGCCTCCTTTTCCTTATGATTTAAAACTTCATCGTGGAAATAATCCATATCACTATAAATATTATCGATGGTTTCCTGATGCAGTCGTTCCATACTTTCCTTCGTTATATTCCACAAATTGGTTCTTTCGTCCTTTTTTATAGATAGCAAATAATCCACAGCTTTGTAGGTGATCATTCCTAAGGCAATCGTACCTGCTAAACCTACTACCAAGGCATGTTTTTTTGTTTTCTTCTTCATTCCTATGGCTTTCAGTCCAGAAAGCGCACCGAGGCACCCCAGGCCTCTAAAATTTCCGCTGTAGTACAGAAGTCCCAGAGGAATTCCTAAGGAAGCTGCTGCAGCCATGGATTTTTTGCCGATTTCTTTTAGCTGATCGTTCTCTGCACCACTTTCTAAAATAGAGCAATCCATTTCATATTCTTCTTGAAAAAAGGAAAACTGCTCTTCGGAAATATTAAAATAATTCTGAATTTGTTCTATAAGCCTTTCTTCGCCTTCTGTAATGACATAGTCTGCATTCATGATGATAATTAAATCCTTCATTAAGGAAAACCTGAAAATATTCCTTTCTTGATCGTTCAATTGATTTTCTAATTGCAATTCCTTGCTGAACTCCTCAAAAGATATTCTTTTTTGCATCATTTGTTTTAGAAGATCCACTCTTTCAGTAGCCGGAAGTTTAATCTTATTCATAATTCTGTAGAAGGCACCTATTTTTAGTTGGTTATGGTCCCTATCTACGGTTGCCATCAAACTTAATATCCTGCTATAGTTCAATTTTATCTGGAGCGGCATCTCGTGTATATCTCTTATTTTATCGTTCATAAAATAAATCCTCCTTGTATAAATTATATTTCATATCGGTTCAAGTAAAGCAGCCAATTTAAATTTTTTATATTTCCATAGGAAAAACACCTATACAAATATTATATCGTTTTTATTGCAAAATACAAAATAAAGTTTGTTTACGAGGATATGAATTGGTGTAAATATTATATATAGTTTATTAATTTACATGGACTTATTCATAGGTTCAATTGGTAATTTATGATATAATAATCACATGTAGTAGTAAAAATTAATTTATTGGAGGGGTTTTGTTATGATGTCTGAAAAATTATTAAAAGGATTTAACGAGCAAATCAAGCATGAGTTTGATGCAGCTAATATTTATCTAGCGATGGCAGCTTACTGTAAAGCTGAAGATTTAGATGGCTTTGCTAATTTTTTCATCGTTCAGGGGGAAGAAGAAAGATTCCATGCAATGAAGTTCTTTAATTTTATTAACGAAATTGGTGAAAGGGCAATCATCTCAGGCTTTGGGGATCCAAACAATTCTTTTGATTCTGTTGAAGCAGTCTTTGAAGCAGCTTTAGAGCACGAAAAGAAGGTTACGGGTCAAATCAACGAATTGATGCATACTGCATTAGAAGATAGAAATTATGCTGCGGTTAATTTCTTAAATTGGTTTGTAAACGAACAAGTAGAGGAAGAAGCTACTTTTAGCAACCTGATTGCTAAATTAAAGAGAATTGCAAATAATCCAAGTGGCATATACATGTTAGATAACGAACTGGCGCAAAGAGTGTTTACACCACCAGCAACTGAAGAATAAGAGGATCTAAGAACACTACCCGATCATAGTTATTGATTCATAAAAAAATACATAGATCATATAAGAATCCATGTACAGAAAGAAGGTCTAATTTCTTTCTATACATGGATTTTATGTACACAGATCCTTTACTAAAAATTTAACCATTGAAAATCAATTCCATATTGTATACAATATTAAGTAGAATGCATTATAGAAAGCTGGTGGTTAAAATGCATGAATTCCTTACTTGGATAAAGACATAACTTTTATCCTTTATTTTTAGTATATTACGTAGGAGGAATGTTCATGGATTTTTTGTTTAAATTAAGCATCATATTAATCGTAGGACTTATCGGCGGTCGAATTTCTAAGAAATTAAATCTGCCAAATGTAACAGGGTATTTAGTAGCCGGACTATTCATCGGCCCATCATTCTTTAATCTCATTAAAGATGCGGATATTCAATCATTTTCTATTATCAATGAAATAGCATTGGCTGCCATCGCATTTGGTATCGGTAGTGAATTTGAATTAAAAGATATGCTGAAGGTAGGAAAAAGCGTTGTCGTTATTACCGTGGCAGAAGCCCTCGGAGCCATGCTCGTGGTATTTTTAGTAACATACTATATGTTCGATCAAAGCTTTGCATTTAGTATTGTGATTGCCTCCATGTCAGCTGCGACAGCGCCTGCTGCAACAATCATGGTAATCAATCAATATAGAGCGGACGGACCTTTAACTAGAACGATTTTGCCAGTAGTTGCCCTAGATGATGCTGTTGGTATTATGGCTTTCGGTATTGCTATGTCCATGGCAAAGCTGTCCCTCGGTACAGTTAATGGTTCTTTTTTCTCCATGGTCAGTGCACCCTTTATAGAAATCTTCGGATCCCTACTCATTGGATTTATCTTAGGGGTATTGACTACCTATTTTGCAAATAAAGCATATAGCCAGGAAGAGCTTCTTGGAATCGTTCTCGCATCTCTTTTTGCGTCATCCGGCATTGCGAACTTTTTAGCCCTATCTCCACTACTGACCTGTATGATGGTGGGCGCCACAATTGTTAATTTAATGCATAATTCAAAACGGGTCTTTGCAGTGCTCAATGATGTTGCACCACCAATTTATCTGTTATTCTTTACATTGGCAGGAGCGAGTTTACATTTAAGTATTTTATCACAAGTTGGTGCTCTTGGAATAGCATATGTATTTGCTAGAGGTGGCGGTAAAATGCTGGGTGCTGCTTTAAGTGCAAAAGCTGTTAAAGCAGATAATGCTGTTTGTAAATATTTGGGGCTTGCTTTACTACCCCAAGGTGGTGTTTCTCTCGGTTTATCCATTATCGTGAAGAAGCAATTGCCACAGTATAGTGAAGCCATCACTACAGTGATCCTCTTCAGTATATTAATCTATGAATCTTTAGGGCCGATTTTATCTAAAATAGCAATTGAAAAAGCTGGAGAGATCAATGGAAAGGATAAAAAGTTATCACCATCAAAAGCATAAAAATCCTAAAACCATTGAATGAGCAAAGCATTTTAGATACAATTGTACTATATAAATTTTGAAAGAAGGTGCAAAAATGCATGTATTGTTTTTAGTTCTTAATGAAATAGAGTATTTAGATGATATTTTATCTGAGTTTGTAGAAATCGGAGTTAAGGGTGCTACGATCTTAGATAGCCAAGGAATGGCTAGTGCAATCGCCAATAATAGTAACAGACAAGTTCCTTTATTCGGATCATTGAAAAGCTTTTTGGACAGCTCCAGACCGTATAATAAAACGGTTTTCACTGTAATTGATAATCCAGAGCTTTTAGAAAAAGCTGTGGATGCCGTCAATAGGGTCATAGGAGATATTCGTAAGCCTGGTGTAGGTCTCATGTTTACAATTCCTGTTGACAATATTTTTGGATTACCGAAAAATTCAATTTAGAGATTCATCCCTCAGAATTCCCATATAACTGTTATTTTTTCTGAGCTACTAAAATACCGTTCGATTGAGAGCGGTATTTTTTATTTTATTTATGGTTATAGTTGTTTTTTTTAGTTGCTTGGAGTATTAGAACATCCAATTTTTGACTAATTTCAACGATATCTTCAGTTATAGTCCCATTCGTTCCCTCTAGCATTTTATGCAATCTATTCTTTAATGCATTAATTTCATTTTCACATTTCTCTCTAGACTTCATCGGCTTCCAACTCCTTTAACTGTGATATAATTATAATCTTTTTACCCGTAGATACACTCTTTAAACAAATTAAAAATCCAAGCCAAGCCTCTATTCATCTTATTTTCCATTGATAATTCATAGTAGAACATCACAATACTTCCTCATACAAAGTACCAAATGAATTGAAGTATCATATGATATATCAAATACGTTTTAAGATGTTACCATGTTGTCTGAAGGAGGCTCAAATTATGAATGGTAGAAAATTTGTCGAAATAAAAAATGTATCCAAGATATATCATACCTTAGAAGGAGAAACTGAAGCCATATCCAACCTATCCTTCGATGTTGACCAAGGAGAAATAATTGCCATCGTTGGTCCCAGTGGTTGCGGTAAATCTACAATTCTATCCATTATCGCTGGATTGATCAAACCTAGTTCTGGCGAAGTTTTTATCAATGGTAAAAAAGTTGATGGCACAAATAAAAATATAGGCTATATGTTCCAAAATGACCAGCTCTTTCATTGGAGAACCATTATGGAAAACGTCATTATCGGCTTAGAAATTCAAAATAAGGTCAATGATAAATCCTTGAGCCACGTTACAAACCTTTTGGACCTTTATGGCTTAAAGGATTTTAAAGATCATTATCCCTATCAGCTGTCCGGAGGAATGAGACAGAGAGTCGCTTTAATTCGAACATTGGCAATTGAGCCAGATTTATTGCTCTTAGATGAGCCTTTTTCGGCCTTAGATTACCAAAATAGATTGGCTGTTAGCGATGATATCACTAAAATACTGCGGAGTGAGGGGAAGACAGCAATCATGGTGACTCATGATATTTCTGAGGCGATCGCCATGTCTGATAAGGTCATCGTCCTATCCAATCGACCTGCCAGCATTAAAAATATCCATAGCATCAATCTGACCTGCGATATGGAAAGAACACCGCTAAAATGTCGTGAGGCTCCTGAATTTAGGCATTATTTCAATAAAATATGGAAGGAGCTCGATATATATGTCTAATCATCAAGAGTTGAAGCAAACAGAACATTCTTCCAGTCATTTAGCGTATTTAAAATTTATTAAAAGCTATAACAGAAAAATTCTATTCTGGCAGACTGGTGTCTTAATCATCTTCTTGCTTTTATGGGAGGTTGCTGCTTCCCTAAAATGGATCGATCCTTTTTTCACAAGCAAACCCAGTGATATTGTAACTTTAATTGGAAAGCTGGCCATGGATGGCTCTCTTTTTAAACACGCTGTAGTATCCATCACTGAAACCGTAATATCTCTGTTCTTAGGGACCATACTAGGAACAGTGATCGCCATTATTTTATGGTGGTCTGACTTTGCGGCTCGAGTTCTGGATCCTTATCTCGTGGTTTTAAATGCCATGCCTAAAATAGCATTGGGTCCTATTATCATTATTTGGGCAGGTGCCGGTATGAGTGGTATTATCGTCACCGCACTGACCATCTCCATCGTTGTGACCATATTGTCTACCTATAATGGTTTTAAAGAAGTGGATACGGAGAAAATCAAACTTCTAACAACCTTTGGCGCCAGCAAGTTTCAAACATTACAGAAAGTTATTTTCCCTGCGAGTATCCCCACCATGATCAATACCTTTAAGATCAATATCGGAATGGCTTGGGTCGGCGTAATCGTCGGTGAATTCCTAGTATCAAAATCTGGATTGGGCTACTTAATTGTCTACGGCGGTCAGGTATTCCGACTAGATATTGTAATGGCTGGTGTTATTGTTCTGTCCCTTTCTACAGCCATCATGTATCAATTTATTTCATTTTTAGAAAATCGATTTCTAAAGTGGAAACAATAAAAAATAGCTTATTTCTATCTATACGAAAGAAAGTTCTCATTTGTTTTCAATGAGAACTTTCTTTATATGCAACTAGGCAATCTGCATCATATATTTTTCTGATTTCTGACAGGTTCTTCTCAAATACATCTACCAATACAGGATCAAAGTGACTTCCTCTCGATTCTAAGATAATCTCTACACATTCTTTAAAAGTCATTCGTTCCTTATAGGATCTTTTGGAAGCCAATGCGTCAAATACATCTGCTATGGCCACAATTCGAGCACTTAAAGGAATTTCTTCTCCCTTTAATCCATAGGGATATCCCGTTCCATCCCATCTCTCATGGTGATGCCGTATAATATCCAATGCCATCTGATAAAAATCCTTACCGAAATATTCTAAAGAATCCCGGAGATTACTTATAATGTCCGCTCCTATATTGGCGTGTTCTTTCATAATTGCCCATTCTTCCGGGGTGAATTTCCCAGGTTTATTTAATATTTTATCCGGTATTCCTACCTTCCCAATATCGTGCAATGGCGCATACAATTCCATATCCTGCATAAATGAGCTATTGACTTCATACTTTGCGTTGCTGACATCATATAGATGCTCTGCAAGGACTAAAGAATATTTGGTCATACGATTGATATGATCGCCAGTTTCTAAGTCCTTTTTCTCTACCAATTCTGCAAAGGTATATGTAATATTATTAAATATAGTTTTTGTTAAGTATGCCTGATTGATGATGGTGGCTATGGAATGGGCTACATTCTCTGCTATCCTTAGGCTTTTTTTATCGTAGCTCTCCTTTTCAAAGGAGCTAAAAAACAAGATACCGAAAGCTTTATCATCTATAACTAAGGGAATGATCATGTTTGAGTGAATCCCTTCCTCTACAATTAAATCCAAAGCAATGCTACGATCTTCTCGGTTCACTTTCTCAGCCATCAGATTGTTATTGATTTTAGACTGTTTGGTCTCTAAAATATCTACTAAGGAGGTATTGGCCATACTCACTTCAAATCCAATACCCAATAAGACTTTCCCGTAATTAATCTTAGCCGTTTCTGCAATAATCTTTTCTCTATTATAATCTGCAAATGCCACACCAATTCGATCGACTCGAATATGTTCATTTAATTTGTCGAATACTTTCTCCAATACACGATCTAAAACGTATTCATTAGAAGCCACATCTTTTATGTCTTCTAGAAATATGGCTTCTTTGTAAATATCATGAATTAAGTTTTTAATACGATCTTCCTCTGTAAAATAAGGTATGTAACTTTCTACAAAATCCGTATCGTAATTAAAATTACTCAAATTTTTAAATGCACGGAGGATATAACTCATATCGTTCTTTGTCAGTCTTCGAACGAATAACAAAGCTACTATCAATAAAACGAAAATGGTGATGGATACCAATATTGATATCTTCATGTAGCTATAAAAGTCGTTTCCATTGAGATGGTTCTCCGTTTTCATTCTATCCATCATATTAAAATTTAAAGCAGCAAAGGCTAGAAATAAAATTGCGACCAATATACAGATAAGCTTATAGATGCTTTCAATTTTTATTTTTTTAGATTTATTTATCATATAGACTTCCCAAATTATTTACTCCAGAATCCCTTTTTCTTATCTTTTGTAAATAAGCTTTTTAGTATTGGTAAAATTACCAATAGGTCTTTTGCAGGTAGAATCAGATCTTCACTAATTACCTGTGCAGCTGCGGCTGTATACTCAACAGTCTCTTCAACAGCCTTAATGGCTCCTGAAACATGTTTCATCTCGTCATTCACATTCTTCGTTATTTCCTCAGTAGTGCTTAGTATTTTAGGTACGCTGTTTAAAACCTGATCAATGTTCGCTTCATTACGCTCCACAATTCTGCTGATACTGCTAAGGATTTGATTTAAATTCATCAATGATTTAAATAAAACCACTAGAACACTGATCCCTGCTATAGAAAGTAATATGGTGACTAATTGTCCAACACTTATCTGAGCATCCATGCACTTACATCCCCTTTATATATGTTTTAATATTCGTCAGAATCTAATGCCTCTTCTATTATTTCTTCAAGGTCCAGCTCGTCTATAATATTGAGATCTTCTTCTACACTGAATTTTTCTTTCAACAGATTTTTCTTCTCTTCAATCAGCTCTTTTTTATTATCATAAATCTGAGATAATTTCTCCTTACCCTCTGTAAGATTTGCTTCTAAAGCATCCTTTGCTTTTTCTAATTCTTTTTTTGCTTTTTCCAATTCTTTTTTTGCTTTTTTTCTATTGTTTTTACCGCTATCTGGAGATAGGAACAAAGCTGTGACACTAGCTATGATACCTCCTACAGCTGCTCCTTTCACAATACCCTTTGCATGCTCAAGATTTTTTTCTCTTTCGATCTCTTTCGGGTCCAATCTTCTTTTTACGTCTTTCATTTTTCTCTGTAGTTGTTTGATATCCATATGAACACTCCTTTATTATATAATGTTTATTTCCTGTTATACCCAATATTTATAATGTAAAACAGAGAATTTGTATTCCATTATAAATATTCTCCATAATACCATGTTTTTCCTCTTTCTTATTTTAGAAAATTATCGCTTTCAATCAATGTATAAAATGATCGCCTTCTTCAAAAAGATTTCTGCGATATTCAATATAGAGATGCTTCAAGACAGTTATTTTTTCGTTCATTTCTAACTGTAAGTCCGATACTGTGTCGTATTCTCTAGCATCTATCGCCTGCCGCATTCTAGTAAATAACGATTTTTTATTTAAAGTATCTTTCATTAGATAAATTCTCAAATCATTTACCTTTTCCCAATGAACCACATCAATGTCCGTACTGGTTTCCTCTTTATGAATTTTTACCAAGCTTCTGACCAAGGCAATATTATCGGGAATAATTCTTCCTGACAGCTCTGTGAGCCATTGAACCATGGTGCCCAATTTATAGGACGCTATAATAGGGCGGCTAAATACTTCGCCTGCGCATAGAATCTCTGTTTTACCCGGCTCTTGATCAAAATGCTGGATATTTTCCCATACAGTGGCTGGCGGGATGCCGAACATGCTATTTCGTTCCTCTTCTGTATAATATTCAAATACATCTTCCTCACTTCTATAGACACGATTCGTTTCAAGGTAAAACTTTTCCTCCCCTTGTTTTTTAGAAAATTCTTTTTCTAGGGCATTGGAAGTCAAACCAGATTTTACTGCGGCAAGAAGTCCATCCATCATGGTTTGATAAATAGCAGCGATGGCTAAATACGTATTAGTAGATGGGTTAGAAGAGCGAACCTCAAATCTCGTTGCATTTGGATTATTGATGTCCCGAATCAACCCAATTAGAACCGTACGGTTTCTAGACGGCATATCTGCCCTGTGACCAATTGCACTGACGGTACAGATTGGTGCTTCAAACCCTGGCTTTAAGCGATTAAAAGCGTCGTTTGTTGCCGTTATAAAAGGGTTCACCACCTCATAATTTCTAAGGATGCCATAGAGGGCTCCCCAACCTAAAATGCTCATATACTCCATCGTTCTATCTTTTGGGGTAAATATATTAATATATTTGCCGCTGCTAAGCTGGATAGCAACACCAACATGAATGTGCTTTCCACTGCCTGCAACACCTTCTATTGGTTTTGCTCGAAATGTTACTTCTAGACCATGTCTTTTAAAGGTCTCCTCAATGATTTCTCTAATAAACAGTTCATTGTCCGCCGCCTGAATAGAGGTTGAATACTTCCAAACAATTTCTAACTGCTCCATAACATGGTTTAGGTTGCCATTGACACCGATTTTCGCACTGACACCGCCCACTTCTTTATGGCCAATTTCCGGCTGCATTCCATACTTTTCAAGTAAAAGTATGCTCTCCTCTAAAGCAGTACGCACACTTCCTTTTGTACGTTTCCAATATTGCTCCTTTAACATCTGTGAAGTTGACAATTTTTCTTCATCTGCATATTCTTCCGGAGTTTTTACCCAAAACTCCAATTCTGTAGCCGATGTTAAGATAACCTCTTCAACAGTTTCCTCCTCTTGGATCCCTAAATCCTTTCTGATATGGGGGTATTCCTTCAATATGGATTGAAGCTGCAAAGAGAAGTTTTGGACGGCTCTATTTAAAATTGATCTAGAGTCGACTTTTTTTGCATTATGCACCAGAAATGCAGGGATTCTCAAAGTTC
Above is a genomic segment from Alkaliphilus oremlandii OhILAs containing:
- a CDS encoding Spo0E family sporulation regulatory protein-aspartic acid phosphatase, producing the protein MKSREKCENEINALKNRLHKMLEGTNGTITEDIVEISQKLDVLILQATKKNNYNHK
- a CDS encoding type I glutamate--ammonia ligase: MKESLKELLNQRMLYCLPPWTHHKETLTELLKAHPSIQFVSLIGVDLGGNDTDEKIPIDLFINEMDRFFKVGVQTDGSSVALHGIATLNNAKVDLVPDASVNWFVDYNYEHICSTCGLPVGTLRIPAFLVHNAKKVDSRSILNRAVQNFSLQLQSILKEYPHIRKDLGIQEEETVEEVILTSATELEFWVKTPEEYADEEKLSTSQMLKEQYWKRTKGSVRTALEESILLLEKYGMQPEIGHKEVGGVSAKIGVNGNLNHVMEQLEIVWKYSTSIQAADNELFIREIIEETFKRHGLEVTFRAKPIEGVAGSGKHIHVGVAIQLSSGKYINIFTPKDRTMEYMSILGWGALYGILRNYEVVNPFITATNDAFNRLKPGFEAPICTVSAIGHRADMPSRNRTVLIGLIRDINNPNATRFEVRSSNPSTNTYLAIAAIYQTMMDGLLAAVKSGLTSNALEKEFSKKQGEEKFYLETNRVYRSEEDVFEYYTEEERNSMFGIPPATVWENIQHFDQEPGKTEILCAGEVFSRPIIASYKLGTMVQWLTELSGRIIPDNIALVRSLVKIHKEETSTDIDVVHWEKVNDLRIYLMKDTLNKKSLFTRMRQAIDAREYDTVSDLQLEMNEKITVLKHLYIEYRRNLFEEGDHFIH
- a CDS encoding ABC transporter permease, which codes for MSNHQELKQTEHSSSHLAYLKFIKSYNRKILFWQTGVLIIFLLLWEVAASLKWIDPFFTSKPSDIVTLIGKLAMDGSLFKHAVVSITETVISLFLGTILGTVIAIILWWSDFAARVLDPYLVVLNAMPKIALGPIIIIWAGAGMSGIIVTALTISIVVTILSTYNGFKEVDTEKIKLLTTFGASKFQTLQKVIFPASIPTMINTFKINIGMAWVGVIVGEFLVSKSGLGYLIVYGGQVFRLDIVMAGVIVLSLSTAIMYQFISFLENRFLKWKQ
- a CDS encoding cation:proton antiporter, yielding MDFLFKLSIILIVGLIGGRISKKLNLPNVTGYLVAGLFIGPSFFNLIKDADIQSFSIINEIALAAIAFGIGSEFELKDMLKVGKSVVVITVAEALGAMLVVFLVTYYMFDQSFAFSIVIASMSAATAPAATIMVINQYRADGPLTRTILPVVALDDAVGIMAFGIAMSMAKLSLGTVNGSFFSMVSAPFIEIFGSLLIGFILGVLTTYFANKAYSQEELLGIVLASLFASSGIANFLALSPLLTCMMVGATIVNLMHNSKRVFAVLNDVAPPIYLLFFTLAGASLHLSILSQVGALGIAYVFARGGGKMLGAALSAKAVKADNAVCKYLGLALLPQGGVSLGLSIIVKKQLPQYSEAITTVILFSILIYESLGPILSKIAIEKAGEINGKDKKLSPSKA
- a CDS encoding TerB family tellurite resistance protein, translated to MNDKIRDIHEMPLQIKLNYSRILSLMATVDRDHNQLKIGAFYRIMNKIKLPATERVDLLKQMMQKRISFEEFSKELQLENQLNDQERNIFRFSLMKDLIIIMNADYVITEGEERLIEQIQNYFNISEEQFSFFQEEYEMDCSILESGAENDQLKEIGKKSMAAAASLGIPLGLLYYSGNFRGLGCLGALSGLKAIGMKKKTKKHALVVGLAGTIALGMITYKAVDYLLSIKKDERTNLWNITKESMERLHQETIDNIYSDMDYFHDEVLNHKEKEADIARRALDILRRTVATLENTGAIIL
- a CDS encoding ABC transporter ATP-binding protein; the encoded protein is MNGRKFVEIKNVSKIYHTLEGETEAISNLSFDVDQGEIIAIVGPSGCGKSTILSIIAGLIKPSSGEVFINGKKVDGTNKNIGYMFQNDQLFHWRTIMENVIIGLEIQNKVNDKSLSHVTNLLDLYGLKDFKDHYPYQLSGGMRQRVALIRTLAIEPDLLLLDEPFSALDYQNRLAVSDDITKILRSEGKTAIMVTHDISEAIAMSDKVIVLSNRPASIKNIHSINLTCDMERTPLKCREAPEFRHYFNKIWKELDIYV
- a CDS encoding YtxH domain-containing protein; this translates as MDIKQLQRKMKDVKRRLDPKEIEREKNLEHAKGIVKGAAVGGIIASVTALFLSPDSGKNNRKKAKKELEKAKKELEKAKDALEANLTEGKEKLSQIYDNKKELIEEKKNLLKEKFSVEEDLNIIDELDLEEIIEEALDSDEY
- a CDS encoding HD-GYP domain-containing protein: MINKSKKIKIESIYKLICILVAILFLAFAALNFNMMDRMKTENHLNGNDFYSYMKISILVSITIFVLLIVALLFVRRLTKNDMSYILRAFKNLSNFNYDTDFVESYIPYFTEEDRIKNLIHDIYKEAIFLEDIKDVASNEYVLDRVLEKVFDKLNEHIRVDRIGVAFADYNREKIIAETAKINYGKVLLGIGFEVSMANTSLVDILETKQSKINNNLMAEKVNREDRSIALDLIVEEGIHSNMIIPLVIDDKAFGILFFSSFEKESYDKKSLRIAENVAHSIATIINQAYLTKTIFNNITYTFAELVEKKDLETGDHINRMTKYSLVLAEHLYDVSNAKYEVNSSFMQDMELYAPLHDIGKVGIPDKILNKPGKFTPEEWAIMKEHANIGADIISNLRDSLEYFGKDFYQMALDIIRHHHERWDGTGYPYGLKGEEIPLSARIVAIADVFDALASKRSYKERMTFKECVEIILESRGSHFDPVLVDVFEKNLSEIRKIYDADCLVAYKESSH
- a CDS encoding ferritin encodes the protein MMSEKLLKGFNEQIKHEFDAANIYLAMAAYCKAEDLDGFANFFIVQGEEERFHAMKFFNFINEIGERAIISGFGDPNNSFDSVEAVFEAALEHEKKVTGQINELMHTALEDRNYAAVNFLNWFVNEQVEEEATFSNLIAKLKRIANNPSGIYMLDNELAQRVFTPPATEE